In the Flavisolibacter tropicus genome, one interval contains:
- the rplX gene encoding 50S ribosomal protein L24, with protein MKTRFKPKYNIRKGDQVVVITGDDKDLKKPRLVKEVLVEEGKVIVEGVNIITKHTKPSAQNTKGGIVKKEAPINISNVMLWDGKQATKVKREKQGETKVRVSKKSGEVIK; from the coding sequence ATGAAAACAAGATTCAAACCAAAGTATAACATCAGGAAAGGCGACCAGGTTGTTGTTATCACTGGTGATGATAAAGATCTGAAAAAACCACGCCTGGTAAAGGAAGTACTGGTTGAAGAAGGTAAAGTGATTGTGGAAGGTGTTAACATCATTACTAAGCATACCAAACCGTCTGCACAAAACACAAAAGGTGGTATTGTAAAGAAAGAAGCTCCTATCAATATCAGCAATGTTATGTTGTGGGATGGCAAGCAAGCTACCAAAGTGAAGAGAGAAAAGCAGGGTGAAACAAAAGTTCGTGTATCTAAAAAATCAGGGGAGGTAATTAAGTAA
- the rplN gene encoding 50S ribosomal protein L14 — MIQQESRLNVADNSGAKEVLCIRVLGNSGQRYARVGDKIVVTVKDAIPAGGIKKGTVAKAVIVRTTNKLRRKDGSYIRFDDNAVVILNAADEPRGTRIFGPVARELRDKGYMKIISLAPEVL, encoded by the coding sequence ATGATCCAGCAAGAATCCCGTTTGAATGTAGCGGATAACAGTGGTGCCAAAGAAGTACTTTGTATCCGTGTATTGGGTAATAGCGGTCAGCGTTACGCAAGAGTGGGTGATAAAATTGTCGTTACTGTAAAAGATGCAATCCCTGCCGGTGGTATTAAGAAAGGTACCGTTGCTAAAGCTGTAATTGTACGTACTACTAACAAGCTGCGTCGTAAAGATGGTTCATATATCCGTTTTGATGATAATGCTGTAGTTATCTTAAATGCTGCTGATGAGCCAAGAGGTACTCGTATCTTTGGACCTGTAGCAAGAGAGCTTCGTGATAAAGGTTACATGAAGATCATTTCTTTGGCTCCAGAAGTTCTGTAA
- the rpsQ gene encoding 30S ribosomal protein S17 — MAETTTQIIRNLRKTRIGVVTSNKMTKTITVAVERKVKHPIYGKFVKKTTKFHAHDEKNEASIGDIVRIMETRPLSKTKRWRLVEIVEKVK; from the coding sequence ATGGCTGAGACAACAACTCAAATTATTAGAAATTTAAGAAAAACAAGAATTGGGGTAGTAACCAGCAACAAGATGACTAAAACCATCACTGTAGCGGTTGAGCGTAAAGTAAAGCACCCAATTTATGGTAAGTTCGTTAAAAAGACGACTAAGTTCCATGCTCATGATGAAAAGAATGAGGCGAGCATTGGTGATATCGTTCGCATCATGGAAACTCGTCCTCTTAGTAAGACGAAGCGTTGGAGATTAGTGGAGATTGTAGAGAAAGTGAAATAA
- the rpmC gene encoding 50S ribosomal protein L29 encodes MSKTIDFKKSIQGLSEQDLQARIKEDELRLKKLEFAHALSPLENPMSIRNLRREVARLKTELKKKQLSA; translated from the coding sequence ATGTCAAAGACAATTGATTTCAAAAAAAGCATTCAAGGTTTAAGCGAGCAAGATTTGCAAGCTCGTATAAAAGAAGATGAGTTGCGCTTAAAGAAGCTTGAATTTGCTCACGCCCTTTCTCCATTGGAAAATCCAATGAGCATTCGTAACCTGCGCAGAGAAGTGGCTCGTTTGAAAACAGAATTAAAGAAGAAACAACTAAGTGCATAA
- the rplP gene encoding 50S ribosomal protein L16, which produces MLQPKRTKHRKMQKGRMKGDAKRGTTISFGSFALKALDSHWITDRQIEAARQALTRHMKREGNVWIRIFPDKPITNKPAEVRMGKGKGNLEYWAAVVKPGRIIFEIDGVTEEIAKGALHLAAGKLPIATKFVKRRDLIGA; this is translated from the coding sequence ATGTTACAGCCAAAAAGAACGAAGCATAGGAAAATGCAGAAAGGTCGCATGAAAGGCGATGCTAAAAGAGGAACTACTATTTCCTTTGGTTCTTTTGCATTAAAAGCTTTGGATAGTCATTGGATCACCGATCGTCAGATCGAGGCTGCACGTCAAGCTTTGACCCGTCACATGAAACGTGAAGGTAACGTGTGGATCCGTATTTTCCCTGATAAGCCAATTACCAACAAGCCAGCAGAGGTACGTATGGGTAAAGGTAAGGGTAACTTAGAGTACTGGGCTGCTGTTGTAAAACCAGGTCGCATCATTTTCGAAATTGATGGTGTAACTGAAGAAATTGCAAAAGGAGCTTTACACTTAGCAGCTGGAAAGCTACCAATCGCAACAAAATTTGTGAAGCGTCGTGATTTAATAGGCGCCTAA
- the rpsC gene encoding 30S ribosomal protein S3, producing the protein MGQKANPIGNRLGIVRGWESNWYGSKKDFANKLIEDNKIRTYLNARINKGGIAKIVIERTLGKLIVTIHTSKPGIIIGKGGGEVDRIKEELKKLTGKDDVQINILEIRRPELDANIVGDTIARQIENRINFKRATKMAIASALRMGAEGIKIQLSGRLGGAEIARSEKFMQGRVPLHTFRMDIDYANVFAQTVYGKIGIKVWISKGEVLAKRDLNPNFIGGKEAGAQGGERRGGERGDRRDDRRQGGRDFSRGRGGRGQHQ; encoded by the coding sequence ATGGGTCAAAAAGCAAATCCTATTGGTAACAGGTTAGGTATCGTCAGAGGATGGGAATCTAACTGGTATGGTAGCAAAAAAGACTTTGCCAATAAGCTGATTGAGGATAACAAAATCAGAACTTATCTGAATGCACGTATTAACAAAGGCGGTATCGCTAAGATTGTTATTGAGCGCACTTTAGGTAAATTGATTGTTACAATCCATACTTCTAAGCCAGGTATCATCATTGGTAAAGGTGGTGGTGAAGTAGACCGCATCAAAGAAGAGTTGAAGAAACTTACTGGTAAAGATGATGTTCAGATCAATATCCTGGAGATCCGTCGTCCAGAATTAGATGCAAACATTGTTGGTGATACAATTGCTCGTCAGATCGAGAACCGTATCAACTTCAAAAGAGCTACTAAAATGGCAATTGCTTCTGCGCTTCGTATGGGTGCTGAAGGTATCAAAATCCAGTTAAGCGGTCGTTTAGGTGGAGCTGAGATTGCCCGTAGCGAGAAGTTCATGCAAGGTCGTGTACCTCTTCATACATTCCGTATGGATATTGATTATGCTAACGTATTTGCACAAACTGTATACGGTAAAATCGGTATCAAAGTATGGATCTCTAAAGGTGAAGTATTAGCGAAGAGAGATCTGAATCCAAACTTCATCGGTGGTAAAGAAGCCGGTGCACAGGGTGGTGAAAGAAGAGGCGGCGAAAGAGGCGATAGAAGAGACGACAGAAGACAAGGTGGTCGTGATTTCTCTCGTGGTCGTGGCGGAAGAGGTCAACACCAATAA
- the rplV gene encoding 50S ribosomal protein L22, with amino-acid sequence MEAVAKLRNYPTSPRKMRLLADLIRGMQVEKALAVLEHNPKHPAVPMRKLVLSAISNWKQKNEGGEVGQLFVKTVFVDGARTLKRMRPAPQGRGYRVRKRSNHVTVIVDAKS; translated from the coding sequence ATGGAAGCAGTAGCAAAACTGAGAAATTATCCAACATCTCCACGTAAAATGCGCTTATTGGCTGATTTGATCCGTGGTATGCAAGTAGAAAAGGCCTTGGCTGTATTGGAGCACAATCCAAAACATCCAGCAGTGCCTATGCGTAAATTGGTGTTGAGCGCTATCAGCAACTGGAAGCAGAAGAATGAAGGTGGTGAAGTAGGTCAGTTGTTTGTAAAGACCGTTTTTGTAGACGGTGCCAGAACATTAAAGCGTATGCGCCCAGCTCCTCAGGGACGTGGATACCGTGTACGTAAAAGAAGCAATCACGTAACTGTAATTGTTGACGCGAAATCTTAA
- the rpsS gene encoding 30S ribosomal protein S19 translates to MARSIKKGPYVAAHLEEKVVAINEGKNKKGVIKTWSRRSTITPDFVGHTFAVHNGNKFIPVYVTEFMVGHKLGEFAPTRNFKGHSSKKG, encoded by the coding sequence ATGGCTCGTTCAATTAAAAAAGGTCCTTATGTAGCCGCTCACTTAGAAGAGAAAGTGGTTGCTATTAATGAAGGCAAAAACAAAAAAGGCGTGATTAAAACCTGGAGCCGTCGTTCTACAATCACTCCTGATTTTGTAGGTCACACCTTCGCTGTGCATAATGGTAACAAATTCATTCCTGTTTATGTAACAGAATTTATGGTAGGTCATAAATTAGGTGAATTTGCTCCTACAAGAAACTTCAAAGGACACTCAAGTAAAAAAGGTTAA
- the rplB gene encoding 50S ribosomal protein L2 — translation MALRKFKPITAGTRWRIGNAYVEVTTNVPEKSLVESKKGTGGRNSSGRRSMRYIGGGHKKAYRIIDFKRNKKEIPATVASIEYDPNRTTFIALLNYADGEKRYILAPQGLTVGMTVVSGDAVAPELGNSLMLKNMPLGTVVHNIEMQPGQGGKIARSAGSSAQLSNKEEKYAVLKMPSGELRKVLINCYATVGVASNGDHQLQSMGKAGRNRWKGIKPRNRGVAMNPVDHPMGGGEGRASGGQPRSRTGKYSRGLKTRTKGKGSDKLIIQRKNGSKLAK, via the coding sequence ATGGCATTAAGAAAATTTAAACCCATTACGGCCGGTACTCGTTGGAGAATCGGTAATGCATATGTAGAGGTTACTACTAACGTTCCAGAGAAATCATTAGTAGAAAGCAAAAAAGGCACTGGTGGCCGTAACTCATCTGGTCGTCGTTCTATGCGCTACATCGGTGGCGGTCATAAGAAGGCTTACCGTATCATTGATTTCAAACGTAATAAGAAAGAAATCCCTGCTACAGTAGCTTCTATCGAGTACGATCCAAACCGTACAACTTTCATCGCGTTGTTGAACTACGCTGATGGTGAAAAAAGATATATTCTAGCTCCTCAGGGCTTAACAGTAGGTATGACTGTTGTTAGTGGTGATGCAGTAGCTCCTGAATTAGGTAACTCTTTGATGTTGAAAAACATGCCTTTAGGTACTGTTGTTCACAACATTGAAATGCAGCCTGGTCAAGGTGGTAAGATTGCAAGAAGCGCTGGTTCTTCTGCACAGCTTTCTAACAAAGAAGAGAAATATGCTGTGTTGAAAATGCCAAGTGGTGAGTTAAGAAAAGTATTGATCAATTGTTATGCAACTGTAGGTGTTGCTTCAAATGGCGATCACCAATTGCAATCAATGGGTAAAGCTGGTCGTAACCGTTGGAAAGGTATTAAACCAAGAAACCGTGGTGTTGCGATGAACCCAGTAGATCACCCAATGGGTGGTGGTGAAGGTAGAGCTTCTGGAGGTCAACCTCGTTCTAGAACTGGTAAGTACTCTCGTGGCTTGAAAACACGTACGAAGGGTAAAGGAAGCGATAAACTGATTATCCAACGTAAGAATGGTAGCAAGCTGGCTAAATAA
- the rplW gene encoding 50S ribosomal protein L23, with translation MKLSEVLIKPILTEKANSQQESLRRYAFKVARKANKLEIKKAVEEFYGVTITDVNTVVVPAKNKTRYTKKGFTKGQKSAYKKALVTVAEGETIDLYSNI, from the coding sequence ATGAAACTTTCTGAAGTATTGATAAAGCCCATTTTAACTGAGAAAGCAAATAGCCAGCAAGAGAGCTTGCGTCGTTACGCTTTCAAAGTGGCTCGTAAAGCGAATAAGCTTGAAATTAAAAAAGCGGTAGAAGAATTTTATGGTGTTACTATCACTGATGTAAATACAGTAGTAGTTCCAGCTAAAAACAAAACCCGCTATACAAAAAAAGGTTTTACTAAAGGACAGAAATCTGCTTATAAAAAAGCCTTGGTAACTGTAGCTGAAGGTGAAACAATTGATTTGTATTCTAATATTTAA
- the rplD gene encoding 50S ribosomal protein L4 codes for MQLKVLNIQGQETGRTVELPEEIFGVEPNNHAIYLAVKQYLAAQRQGTHKVKTRAEVKGASRKLHKQKGTGGSRKGNIRNPLYKGGGTIFGPKPHKYDIKLNRKVKDLAKISALSHKAKDNAIVVVEDLNFETPKTKNFMNIMSSLKVAKKKMMFVLPEYNDVVYASLRNVPSVLGVLLSDVNTYDIVNSEVLVLTESVAKIFASEEAEVAA; via the coding sequence ATGCAACTGAAAGTATTAAACATACAAGGACAAGAAACAGGTAGAACTGTTGAGCTTCCTGAAGAAATATTTGGTGTTGAGCCAAATAACCACGCTATCTATTTAGCTGTTAAACAATATTTAGCTGCACAGCGCCAGGGTACACACAAAGTAAAAACCCGTGCTGAAGTAAAAGGTGCCAGCCGTAAGCTGCATAAGCAAAAAGGTACTGGTGGTTCTCGTAAAGGTAATATCCGTAACCCTTTATATAAGGGTGGTGGTACGATCTTCGGACCTAAACCTCACAAATACGATATCAAATTGAATCGTAAAGTGAAGGACCTGGCTAAGATCTCTGCTCTTTCTCATAAGGCAAAAGATAATGCTATTGTAGTTGTAGAAGATTTAAACTTCGAAACTCCAAAGACTAAAAACTTCATGAACATCATGAGCAGCTTGAAAGTAGCTAAGAAGAAAATGATGTTTGTACTGCCTGAGTACAATGATGTAGTATATGCAAGCTTACGTAATGTTCCATCTGTCTTAGGTGTGTTACTGAGTGATGTAAATACATACGACATCGTTAACTCTGAAGTATTAGTGTTAACTGAAAGCGTTGCAAAAATTTTTGCAAGCGAAGAAGCTGAAGTAGCAGCTTAA
- the rplC gene encoding 50S ribosomal protein L3, which translates to MKGIIGKKIGMTSVFDPGGKQIACTIIEAGPCVVTQVKTEATDGYNALQIAYGDKKEKHTIAAEKNHFVKANTAAKKFVKEFRNYSEEKNIGDTITVDIFAEGEKVDVVGITKGKGFQGVVKRHGFSGVGEGSHGQHDRQRAPGSIGGSSYPSRVFKGMRMAGRMGTDRVKVKGLKIVKVFADKNYILVSGSVPGHNGSIVLIQK; encoded by the coding sequence ATGAAAGGAATCATTGGTAAAAAAATTGGGATGACCAGTGTCTTCGATCCAGGTGGTAAGCAAATTGCCTGCACAATTATCGAAGCCGGTCCATGTGTAGTTACCCAAGTTAAGACTGAAGCTACTGACGGCTACAATGCCCTCCAGATCGCGTACGGCGACAAGAAAGAAAAGCACACTATTGCTGCTGAAAAAAATCACTTCGTTAAGGCCAATACTGCGGCCAAGAAATTCGTAAAAGAATTTAGAAATTACTCTGAAGAAAAAAATATCGGTGATACTATCACTGTTGACATTTTCGCTGAAGGCGAAAAAGTTGATGTAGTGGGTATTACAAAAGGTAAGGGTTTCCAGGGTGTTGTTAAACGCCATGGTTTCTCTGGTGTGGGTGAAGGTTCTCACGGTCAGCACGATCGTCAAAGAGCTCCAGGTTCTATCGGTGGTTCTTCTTATCCTTCAAGAGTATTCAAAGGGATGAGAATGGCTGGCCGTATGGGTACTGACAGAGTAAAAGTTAAAGGCTTAAAAATCGTTAAGGTTTTTGCTGACAAAAACTACATATTGGTAAGTGGTTCTGTTCCAGGCCACAATGGTTCAATCGTTTTAATCCAGAAGTAA
- the rpsJ gene encoding 30S ribosomal protein S10, which produces MSQRIRIKLQSFDHNLVDKSAEKIVKTVRSTGAVVTGPIPLPTRKKIFTVLRSPHVNKKSREQFQLATHKRLLDIYTSSSRTVDALSKLDLPSGVEVEIKA; this is translated from the coding sequence ATGTCACAGAGAATTAGAATCAAATTACAGTCTTTCGATCACAACCTGGTAGACAAATCAGCTGAGAAAATTGTTAAGACAGTTCGCAGCACAGGTGCAGTAGTAACAGGTCCTATTCCTCTTCCTACTCGTAAAAAGATCTTTACAGTTTTGCGTTCACCGCACGTAAACAAAAAGAGCCGTGAGCAGTTTCAGTTAGCAACTCATAAACGCTTATTAGACATCTATACGTCTTCTTCAAGAACGGTGGATGCTTTATCTAAGCTAGACCTGCCTTCAGGTGTTGAGGTTGAGATCAAAGCGTAA
- a CDS encoding lysylphosphatidylglycerol synthase transmembrane domain-containing protein — translation MQPEADIVVEKQESAGKKLIKLLFKILITALCFWYISTKIDFSKAFDALWKANWWLLLLAVLSFMFSKLLAAFRLNINFRNINVKLTEWKNIKLYWLGMFYNLFLPGSISGDAYKVIILNRKHNAPYKKTSIAVLLDRFSGLLALGVIMAVYGAIVLDIWWWDVILIAGAILAIAALYIVVRFIFKDFLPGFWPTFLWGMAVQVFQVVCLYCILFSLKDVFAALGMAPHQPEWIFIFLVASVVSVAPISLGGGLGTREFIFVQGATFFHLDAHVAVIISLLFYLSNLLSSIWGAYFIFHDPLKEDSI, via the coding sequence ATGCAACCTGAGGCAGATATTGTTGTAGAGAAGCAAGAATCAGCTGGCAAAAAGCTGATCAAATTGCTCTTTAAGATCCTTATTACGGCGCTGTGTTTTTGGTATATCTCTACAAAGATCGATTTCTCTAAAGCCTTCGATGCCCTCTGGAAAGCCAACTGGTGGTTACTTTTATTAGCGGTTCTTTCCTTCATGTTTTCAAAGCTGTTAGCGGCATTCCGACTCAACATTAACTTCCGTAATATTAATGTTAAACTAACTGAATGGAAAAACATCAAGCTCTACTGGTTAGGCATGTTTTACAACCTCTTCCTTCCCGGTTCCATTAGTGGTGATGCCTATAAGGTTATTATACTCAACCGTAAGCACAATGCCCCCTACAAAAAAACAAGTATAGCAGTTTTACTTGATCGATTTAGTGGTTTATTAGCACTTGGTGTGATCATGGCCGTATATGGGGCTATTGTATTAGATATCTGGTGGTGGGATGTGATTTTGATTGCTGGAGCTATCTTGGCCATTGCAGCGCTTTATATTGTCGTTCGATTCATCTTTAAAGATTTCTTACCAGGCTTCTGGCCTACCTTCCTCTGGGGGATGGCTGTACAGGTCTTCCAGGTGGTTTGCTTGTATTGCATACTCTTCAGCTTAAAAGATGTGTTTGCGGCCTTGGGAATGGCTCCTCATCAGCCTGAATGGATCTTTATCTTCTTGGTAGCATCCGTTGTTTCCGTGGCCCCCATTTCTTTAGGCGGTGGCTTAGGTACTCGGGAGTTTATCTTTGTTCAGGGTGCTACATTCTTTCATTTAGATGCTCATGTGGCAGTGATTATTAGCTTGTTATTCTATTTAAGTAACCTGCTTTCTTCTATATGGGGCGCGTATTTTATTTTTCACGACCCGCTGAAAGAAGACAGTATATAG
- a CDS encoding ArnT family glycosyltransferase, giving the protein MPQSKTFDKSFWFLILLSAVLLFPSLGKMPLWIYDEVRNAECAREMWERHDWIVPTFNGELRTLKPPIHYFFMFGGFELFGATEWGARIFSAVFGVLTIAITYIFTARYTTKLAAFTTSAVLLASSHWLFEFRMSVPDPYLIFFNTLSIFTAYAYFQEKKFSWLLVSAVSFGLGILAKGPVAVVLPGLGLLSWLIWEKKWKAIFHWHILAAGIVMLAISVPWYVLVHQATNGEWTKGFFLQHNLGRFSEPMEGHGGLFIIVPLFVLVGLLPGSSFIGEAVKDFRQRYSQSFLRMALCISLAFVVFYSISGTKLPNYPMPCYSFVAILLGYLISIGVSGQTKIKQYPFWILLVINLAIPIAAYFGIKGEVETRGFENQTLLTAILTVAAAVSLYLHKRSGFKTAVTALFGFYILFNLVLLNYLYPMVYNNNPLSKTIDKVKQYDNVVAYQIFHPSFTYYLPKRVRVFDNKDSLQQYLKTNEALVISREKLLPELESLKLDTVAIHHDLFETSTTVLMTNKKK; this is encoded by the coding sequence GTGCCACAATCTAAAACGTTCGACAAATCTTTCTGGTTCTTAATCCTTCTTTCTGCCGTACTTCTTTTTCCTTCTTTAGGCAAAATGCCTTTATGGATCTATGATGAGGTACGCAATGCAGAGTGTGCGCGTGAAATGTGGGAACGCCACGATTGGATTGTGCCCACTTTTAATGGAGAGCTGCGTACACTCAAGCCCCCCATTCATTACTTCTTTATGTTTGGCGGCTTTGAACTTTTTGGTGCTACTGAGTGGGGCGCACGCATCTTTTCTGCAGTCTTTGGTGTTCTGACAATAGCCATCACCTATATTTTTACGGCTCGTTATACTACTAAACTAGCAGCCTTTACCACAAGTGCAGTTCTGTTGGCTTCTTCCCACTGGCTATTTGAATTTCGGATGTCAGTTCCTGACCCTTATTTGATCTTCTTTAATACCTTATCCATTTTTACAGCATATGCTTATTTCCAGGAAAAGAAGTTCAGCTGGCTACTGGTAAGTGCTGTTTCCTTTGGTCTAGGAATCTTGGCGAAAGGCCCTGTTGCTGTTGTCCTACCTGGGTTAGGTTTACTATCCTGGTTAATTTGGGAGAAGAAGTGGAAAGCCATCTTCCATTGGCACATCCTGGCTGCAGGTATAGTAATGCTGGCTATTTCAGTGCCCTGGTATGTATTGGTGCATCAAGCTACAAATGGCGAGTGGACAAAAGGCTTTTTCTTACAGCACAATCTTGGCCGTTTCTCTGAGCCTATGGAGGGGCACGGTGGTTTATTTATCATAGTGCCACTATTTGTGTTGGTAGGGTTGCTGCCAGGTTCTTCTTTTATTGGTGAAGCGGTTAAAGACTTTCGCCAGCGTTACAGTCAATCATTCCTTCGAATGGCGCTTTGCATTTCGCTAGCCTTTGTCGTGTTTTATAGTATTTCTGGAACAAAGCTCCCCAACTACCCTATGCCTTGTTATTCCTTTGTGGCTATTTTACTGGGCTATTTAATTTCGATTGGTGTATCCGGACAAACTAAGATAAAACAGTATCCTTTCTGGATTCTATTGGTTATTAACCTGGCCATTCCTATTGCTGCTTATTTTGGTATCAAAGGCGAGGTAGAAACAAGAGGATTTGAAAACCAAACGCTCCTAACAGCTATTCTTACTGTTGCTGCGGCAGTATCACTTTATTTGCATAAACGCTCAGGATTTAAAACAGCCGTAACTGCTTTGTTTGGCTTTTATATCCTGTTCAATCTGGTTTTGTTGAACTACCTCTACCCCATGGTTTACAACAATAACCCACTTTCAAAGACCATAGATAAAGTCAAGCAGTACGATAATGTAGTTGCGTACCAGATCTTTCACCCTTCGTTTACTTATTACTTACCCAAGCGCGTTCGGGTTTTTGATAATAAAGACTCACTACAACAATATTTAAAAACAAATGAAGCCTTAGTGATTTCTCGGGAAAAATTGCTTCCTGAATTAGAATCATTAAAACTAGATACGGTAGCTATTCATCACGATCTATTTGAAACATCTACTACTGTATTAATGACAAACAAGAAAAAATAA
- a CDS encoding DUF4382 domain-containing protein: protein MMLRKTLYGLSVLTAAALLTFTSCNKEHSSTGGADKARLQVALTDDPGDYDAVYIDLQDVRINYSTDTSQGWVSLPNVKKGAYNLLDLVNDKDTLLTDADIQPGKIEQIRLILGTNNYVLVDSVKYMLTTPSAQQSGLKINIHQDLNEGITYKLLLDFDVAKSIHQTGNGNGNGKYMLKPVIRAVMQAMGGSIRGFVLPDSVRTSVLAIQGTDTVASTYTAAGSYIIKGLNAGTYDLHFLPSDSAISNKVKTGVTVTNNVVTTVDTLRLQ from the coding sequence ATGATGCTTAGAAAAACACTCTATGGTTTATCCGTACTGACCGCTGCTGCCCTTTTAACTTTTACGTCTTGCAACAAGGAACACTCCAGCACAGGAGGGGCCGATAAAGCCCGTTTACAAGTAGCTCTAACAGATGATCCTGGGGATTATGACGCTGTATACATTGACTTACAAGATGTGCGCATCAATTATTCTACAGACACATCTCAAGGTTGGGTAAGCTTGCCTAACGTAAAAAAAGGTGCCTATAACCTTCTGGACTTAGTAAATGACAAGGATACTTTATTGACAGATGCTGATATTCAGCCAGGTAAAATTGAACAGATTCGTTTGATCCTTGGCACTAATAACTATGTATTGGTGGATAGCGTAAAGTATATGCTTACTACACCAAGTGCACAACAATCTGGATTAAAGATCAATATTCACCAAGATTTGAATGAAGGCATCACATACAAACTATTATTGGATTTTGATGTGGCTAAGTCTATACATCAAACTGGTAATGGAAATGGTAACGGCAAGTATATGTTGAAGCCTGTGATCCGTGCCGTAATGCAAGCAATGGGTGGTTCTATCCGTGGTTTTGTGTTACCAGACTCTGTACGTACTTCTGTTCTTGCCATTCAAGGAACTGATACAGTAGCCAGCACCTATACAGCTGCTGGTAGCTATATAATCAAAGGCTTAAATGCAGGTACTTATGACCTTCATTTCTTGCCATCTGACAGCGCAATTTCGAATAAAGTAAAAACAGGAGTAACTGTAACGAACAACGTTGTTACTACTGTGGATACCCTGCGCTTACAATAA